DNA sequence from the Blastomonas fulva genome:
AGGGCCGCCTGCCCGCCGCACTCGACCGCATTGAGCATCGCCATCACCGCGACCAACGTCTTGCCCGCGCCGACATCGCCCTGCAGCAGCCGCAGCATCGGCACCGGCTGTGCCATGTCGCCGTTGATCTCGCCGATCGTGCGCTGCTGCGCGCCGGTCAGCGCGAACGGCAACCGCAACGCATCGCGCAGATGCCCGTCGCCCTGCAGCGCCAGCCCCTTGCGCTTGCGGTTGCTCTGCCTGATCAGCGCGAAGGCGAGCTGGTTGGTGAAAATCTCGTCATAGGCCAGCCTCTCGCGGGGAAGCCCGTCCATCCCCTGATGCGCGCTTGCCAGCGCCTCGTGCCAGTCGGGCCAGTCCTGCTTGGCCTTGAGCGTCGGCTCGATCCACTCGGGCAGCGGCGGCATCAGCGACAGCGCCTGCGCCGCGAGCGAGGCGACGCGCTTCTGCCCCAGGCCTTCGGCAAGCGGATAGACCGGTTCGGCGTCGGCGATCTGGTCAGCCTCCTCGGGGGCAACGACATGATCGGGGTGAACGATCTGCCACGCCTCGCCCCAGATCTCGAGCTTGCCCGCCGCCAGCCGGGTCTCGCCCAGCGGCCACAATTTGCGCGCCCAGCCGGGGTTGCCGCCGAAATAGACAAGGCTGATATGGTTGCCGATGCTGTCCTCGGCGATCACCCGGGTCGGCCCACGTCCGGGGCTGCTGCGATAGCCCGTAGCGGTCAGCGCGATGATGATCTGCTCGCCGGTCGCGGCATCGTCCGCCGTCGCGACAGCCCGCCTGCGGATGAAGCCGGTGGGCAGATGATAGGCCATGTCCTTGACCCGCGCGATTCCCAGCCGCGCGAACGGCTTTTGCAGGGATACGCCGACGCCCTTGAGGGTCTCGATCTCGGCGAATGCGGGGTTGAGTATATCGGGGCGCATGGCTATCGCAAAAAACGCGGTCACATCTGGTGCCGCTGGCTGAAGTCTTGCCGCCCGTCTTAGGCAGACATGGCCTGCCCTGCAAGGCAACCCCAAGCGAAGGAGCCAATGCGATGGACCGCGATACCCGACTGCGCCGCCTGGCCTTCCGCGCCTGGCATCGCGGCACGCGTGAGGCCGATTTCATGATCGGAGGTTTCTTCGATCGCTATGGCCAGAGCTGGTCGGACGAAGAGCTCGCCTGGTTCGAGGCGCTGATCGAGGAACAGGACGTCGACATCATGGCCTGGGCGATCGGCACGCTGCCTGTCCCTGCGCAGTTCGCCGGGCCGCAGATGGACGCCATGCGCCAGCTCGATTTCATCAACATCCCGCGCTGACCCCGGATTACAGGCAACACCCGATTTATGGACAGCATCAGCAGGATTTTGGCTGCGGCAGGCCCGCTGACGCTGGCGGGCGTGGCACCCGGCGCGCTGCCGCTGCTGCTTGCCGATCTGGCCCGCGCCACCGCTGGCCGAAAGTCGGGTGGCCGCGTGGTCTTCATCGCCCCCGACGATGCGATGATGCACGCGGTTGCCGAGACCGCCCCCTTCTATGCGCCCGATCTCGAGACAATCGAGTTCCCCGCCTGGGACTGTCTGCCCTATGACCGCGCGTCACCCTCGCTGGCGATCACGGCGCGGCGGCTGAAGGCGCTGTGGACGCTGCAGCAGCCCGCAGGCGGCCCGCAGCTGCTGGTGACCACGGTCAACGCCGTTGCCCAGCGCACTCTGACGCGTTTTCGTATTCGCCAGATCGGTGCCGAGCTCAAGCCCGGCATGGTCGTCGAGCGCGAGGCGCTGATCGCCAAGCTTGTCCGCCAGGGTTACGCGCGCACCGACACCGTTGCCGATTCCGGCGAGTTCGCGGTGCGCGGCAACCTCATCGATATCTTCCCCGCCGGGATGGACAGCGGCCTGAGGCTCGATTTCTTCGGCGACGAGCTCGATTCGATGCGCGCCTTCGATCCGGGCACCCAGCGCTCGACCGAGCGGGTCGAGCGGCACATCCTGCTCCCGGCCTCCGAAGTGCTGCTCGATGCCGACAGCATCAAGCGCTTCCGCAGCGCCTATCGCGAGACGTTCGGCGCGGGCGCGACGGGTGATCCGCTCTACCAGGCGATCAGCGACGGCAGGCGTCTGGCGGGGATGGAGCACTGGCTCCCGATGATCGAGGAGCGGCTCGATACGCTGTTCGATCATCTCGAAGACAATGACCTCGTGCTGCGCGATGCCGGCGCCGATGCCGCCGCCGACCAGCGTTTCGAGAGCATCACCGACTACCACGCCAACCGCACCCGCGGGAACGAGGACAAGACCGGCAGCTATCGCCCGCTCAAGCCCTCTGCTCTCTATCTGATCCCCAAGGAATGGCGCGCGCTGCAGGCAGACACGCCGGTGCACCTCGTCAGCGGCCATGACGAGCCGGAATCGGCGAGCGTGCTGGGCCTGGGCTATCGCGCGGCGCGCGACTTCGGTGCGGAACGGGCGCGCGGCGACAATGTCTACACCGCGGCTGCCGAGCATATCGATTCGCTGCGCGCGGCCGACAAGGGCGCGATCATCGCGAGCTATTCGGAAGGCTCGCGCAGCCGTCTGCTCGGGTTGCTCAAGGACCACGGGCTCGCGCGCATGGCGCTGGCCGGCAGCTGGCAGGAGGCGCTGGGCCAGGCTGCAACCGGCATGGCCGCGATGGTCGTGCTGCCGCAGGATCACGGCTTTGCCACCGATCGCTACGAGCTCCTGTCCGAACAGGACCTGCTCGGCGACCGGCTGGTGCGTCGGCGCAAGAAGCGCAAGTCCGCCGACGCTTTCCTCGCCGAGCTGCAGTCGCTGTCGGCAGGCGATCTGGTCGTGCATATCGATCACGGCATCGGCCGCTATGAGGGCTTGGTCTCGATCCCCGTCGGCAAGAGCCCGCACGACTGCGTCTGGCTGACCTATTCGGGTGGCGACAAGCTCTATGTTCCGGTCGAGAACATCGACGTGCTCACCCGCTATGGCTCGGAGAGCGACGGCGTTCCACTCGACAGATTGGGCGGCGAGGCCTGGCAGCGCAGGCGGGCCAAGCTCAAGGAACGCATCCAGGCGATCGCCGGTGAGCTGATGAAGACCGCAGCGGAGCGCGCGCTGCGCACCGCCGATGTCGCCGAGATCGATCCGGGGACCTATGCCAGCTTCGTCGACCGTTTCCCGTACGAGGAGACCGAGGACCAGGAGCGAGTCATCGCCGAGGTGCTCGAGGATCTGGCCTCGGGCAAGCCGATGGACCGGCTGGTGTGCGGCGATGTCGGGTTCGGCAAGACCGAGGTCGCGATGCGCGCCGCGTTTGCTGCGGCGATGGCGGGGATGCAGGTCGCGATCATCGCTCCCACCACTTTGCTTGCCCGCCAGCACTACACCAACTTTGTGGAGCGCTTTCAAAATTTCCCGCTGATCATCGGCCGCCTGTCGCGGCTGGTGACCGCGGGCGAGGCCAAGACGACGCGCGAAGGGCTGGCTGCTGGCACCACCGACATCGTCATCGGCACGCATGCGCTGCTCGCCAAGTCGGTCGAGTTCAAGCGGCTGGGGCTGGTGATCATCGATGAGGAACAGCGCTTTGGCGTGGTCCACAAGGAGCGGCTGAAGTCGTTGAAGGCCAATGTTCATGTGCTGACGCTCACCGCCACGCCGATCCCGCGCACGCTGCAGATGGCGATGAGCGGCCTGCGCGAGCTCTCGGTGATCCAGACCCCGCCGGTCGACCGCCTCGCGGTGCGCACTTACGTGATGCCCTGGGACCCGGTGGTGATCCGCGAGGCACTGCTGCGCGAACATTATCGCGGCGGGCAATCCTATTTCGTCGCTCCCCGGATCAGCGATCTCGACAAACTGGGCGAGTTCATCCGCGAGCAGGTCCCCGAAATCCGCCACATCATGGCGCATGGTCAGATGGCACCGTCTGAGGTCGAGGAGCGGATGAGCGCGTTCTACGACCGCAAGTACGATGTGCTTCTGTCGACCACGATCGTCGAATCCGGGCTCGATATCCCCAGCGCCAACACGCTGATCATTCACCGCGCCGACACCTTTGGCCTCGCCCAGCTCTACCAGCTGCGCGGGCGCGTGGGCCGGTCGAAGACACGCGCATATGCCTACATGACAACGCCGGAGAACCGGGTGCTCACCGAGACCGCGGAAAAGCGGCTCAAGGTGCTCGGCGATCTCGATACTCTGGGCGCGGGCTTCCAGCTCGCCAGCCATGACCTCGACATCCGCGGCGCGGGCAATCTGGTCGGCGACGAGCAGTCCGGGCATATTCGCGAGGTCGGGTTCGAGCTTTATCAGTCGATGCTCGAAGAGGCGATCATCGAGGCCAAGGCGGGCGGCTTCGCGCTCGACCTGCCGCGCCAGAAGTTTTCGCCGCAGATCACCGTCGACGCCCCGATTCTAATCCCGGAGGATTATGTCCCCGATCTGGCGGTGCGCATGGCGCTTTATCGACGGATGAACGACCTCAGCAGCGGCGCCGAGATCGAATCCTTCGCCGCCGAGATGATCGACCGCTTCGGCGCGCTGCCCGAGGCGACGACCAATCTGATCAAGCTGATTGAGATCAAGCAGAACTGCATCACCGCCTGTGTCTCCAAGATCGATGTGGGCGCGCGCGGCGCGCTGGTCAGCTTCCACAACGACAGCTTCCCCGACGTACCGGGGCTGTTGGCCTATGTGGAACGGCTGAACGGCGTCGCCAAGCTGCGGCCGGACCAGAAATTGATGATCCAACGGGTATGGGGCGATCCGGCGACGAGAATCAACGGATTGGTGCAGCTTTCCAAGGGCTTGGCGGGGATCGTGAAGAAGAAGGCTAAGGCGGGCTAAGTCCTCTCCCCTTCAAGGGAGAGAGCAGCAGTAGCAAATTCCGCGAAAACTTCCGCCTCCATAGCCTTGCCTCGCAGGAAGCCCTGGAAATAGTCGCAGCCTTCCTCGCGCAGCGCTTCAAGCTGCGCCTCGCTCTCGACCCCTTCTGCGATAACCTTGAGGTCGAGCGCCTTGGCCATGGCGACGATAGAGCGCACGATTATCCGGTCGGCTTCCGCGCCGCCGATGTCGCGGGTCATCGCATGATCGAGCTTGAGATAATCGAGCGGCAGCCGCTTGAGATACAGCAGGCTGGAATAGCCGGTGCCGAAATCGTCGACCGCGATCCTTACCCCTGCCTCGCGCAAGGTGGCAAAGCGCGCGGCCGCGCGCTTGAGATCGGGGATCAGCGCGGATTCGGTCATCTCCAGCGTCAGCCGCTGCGTGTCGAAACCTGATGCGGCGATCATCTTGAGTTCGCGCTGGGCAAAGCCTTTCTCGCCGAGATCTTCTGCGGTGACGTTGAGCGAGATGCGCAGGTTTGCCAGCGGCCCGGTCCAGCCCGCTGCCTGTTCCATCGCGCGCTTCCGGATATGCCGCGAGAGCGCCCGGGTGAAATCGGCCTTGTCCGCAATGGCAAACAGCGTGCCTGCGCCAATCTCGCCATGCAGCGGATGCTGCCAGCGTGCCAGCGCCTCGGCGCCGGTGATAGCCCCGTCCTCGACTGCAAATTGAGGCTGGAACAGAACCGTGATCTCGTCCTGCTCAATGGCGCGGACGATGTCCTGCTCGAGCCGGTATCCGCTTTGTGGTGCGTTGTCGGACTGGCGGTCGGCCCAACGTACCGGTTCGGCGGCGCTTTCGCGCGCCGCTGCCAGCCCTGCAGACAGCCGGTCCAGCAGCGAAAGTGGGCTTTCATCGGCCCGGCCCAGCGCCAGCGCAGCGCGCGCAGTCAACCGCAAGCGGTGCCCCCCGGCATCCAGCGGCTCGGAGATCACCCGCAGCAGCCGCTCGGCCATCACCTGCCAGCCGACCCGTTCCTCGGGCATCACATGCGCCAGCAGATAGTCTCCGCCAGACAGCCGCATGGTAAGCGCAGCCCCGCCCGACAGGCGGGCGTTCTGCCGGGTGAGGCGCTGGCCGATGGTCTCCAGCGCCGCATCGCCCACCGCCGCTCCATAGGTCGCATTGATCGCCGACATCCGCCGCAGGCCGATCAACATCGCGTGCAGCCTGCCATCGGCTGTCCGAGCCAGCGCTGCCAGCTGTCCGTGCAGATCGCGCTGCATGTCAGCGCCACCGATCAATTGCGAGCGGATCAGCGCCAGCTGCAGTGCCAATGCTGCGGGCGCAAACGGGGTGACCAGGCTATGGGTGATGCCGGGTGCGGCCTGTGCCAGTACACCTGCGTGACCGGCATCGCACAACAGCATCGCCAGCCCGCCCGGCGCTGCCACGGCATCCGGCAGCCGCGCCTCGCCCTGCCCGCGAATATCGATGATGATCAGGTCGGCCTCTGCCGTGCCCGATGGCTCGAATCCCGCAGCCTCCAGCGCAGCCGCCAGCTGCGGATCGGCGGCGGCCGATCCGGTCATGCACCAGCTTGGCCGGTGTCGCTGTTCGGCGATGCTGCTCAGAATTCGAACCCCCAATGCGCAGGAAAGGCCCCTCGCCCCCGGCCTGATGTGCCTTTGTGGGGCGCTCGTGGCCGCGTCAAGAATGATTGGCGCATTAGCACGGATCAGTTAAGACCCGGTGCATTCACCCATGAAGGCGCCCTGTATGCCGACCTCGGTTCTCGAACGCAAAATCGCGCTGGCCGTCTCCCCCACCGAACGCGCCCGCAAAGCCGCGCGCGAGGTGCAGGCCGCGCATGAATGGGTCGCACTCGAGGAAGCGGACATCGTCGTCGTCATGGGCGGCGACGGATTCATGCTGCAGACGCTCCACCAGATGCTCGAACGCGGCAAGATCGTGCCCGTCTACGGCCTCAACCTGGGCACGGTGGGCTTTCTGATGAACCTGTGGCGCAGCGGCGACAGCATCGTGCGCAGACTGGAACAGGCGCAATCCTATGAGGTGCTGCCGCTGTCGATGACCGCGACCACCATGGCGGGCGAGCGGGTCACCTATCCTGCGATCAACGAGGTCTCGCTGCTGCGCGAAACGCGCCAGACCGCCAAGATCGAGGTCAGCGTCAACAATGCCGTACGAATCAGCGAGCTGGTCTGCGATGGCGTGCTGGTGGCAACACCCGCAGGGTCGACCGCGTACAACCTGTCCGCCAACGGCCCGATCCTGCCGCTGGGCTGCGGCATGCTGGCGCTGACCCCGATCAGCCCGTTCCGCCCGCGCCGCTGGAAGGGAGCGTTGCTGCCTGATTCCTCCAGGATATCGCTGCGCGTGCTCGAGCCCTCCAAACGCCCGGTCAGCGCGGTCGCAGACCAGCGCGAGGTGCGCGACATTCGCGACATCCAGATCGCCATCGACCCCAACCGCCGCCTGTCGCTGATGTTCGATCCGGGCCACAGCCTGGACGACCGGATATCGGCGGAACAATTTATCGTGTGATGTGGCACGCAGACGCTTGCCAAACCAAAAAACCCGGTGCTATAGGCGCGCTTCTTCTGGAGAACACAGTGTCTTTAGAGGGATAGAGGGCATTCCCCGATAGCTCAGCGGTAGAGTAGGTGACTGTTAATCACTTGGCCGTAGGTTCGAATCCTACTCGGGGAGCCAGCCTTTCTAAGTCCTTGCCCCGGCAGCAATTGCCCCGGGTGTAGCAAGGCACAGTGCGAACAGCATCCGATCACTGCAGGGGTCACTGGCATTGCCAGCAAGCGCACCTCAGTGCAAAAATCTCTGATATCATACCGGCTGCTATGCCACTTTTCGACGAGCGTGTTCCGGCGTTCATGCCGACAGTGTTCGTCAGATGACTGATGGTGCCACCTGGCGCGCTTGCAAGGCACCCTGACGCCGGGGTTATTCCGACGCCAGGGCGCATCCCATCATAAAAAGCTCAAGCCGCTTTGCCGTGGCAGTGCTTGTACTTGCGGCCCGATCCGCATGGGCACGGGGCGTTGCGGCTGATTTCGCCCGAGAACAGCTCTTCCGACGCCTCGGGCATCGGGGACTGGCGCGGGGGCAGCGTGGCTGCGACCGTGCCCAGCGTGCCGCCGTCGATGTCCGCGCTGTTGTCCTCACCGGTGAACGGATCGAAGTGCGTGGTCAGGAAGTCGGGCAATTCGGGCAGCGAGGGCACTTCGGGCTCGCGGATTTCCAGGCTCATGATCGTGCCGGTAACGTCCTCGCGGATCACCTCGAGCATGCGTTCGAACAGGCCGAACGCCTCGCGCTTGTACTCGTTGATCGGCGTCTTCTGGGCGTAGGCGCGCAGGAACACGACCTGGCGTAGCGCGTCGAGCGTCGCCAGATGCTCCTTCCAGTGGTGGTCCAGGCTCTGCAGCAGAACCGACTTCTCGATCGAACGCCACATGCCCTCTTCGACCTGGGTGGCCTTTTCGTTGACCTTGGCCTCGGCCATCTCGCGGATGCGTTCCTCGATCATGTCGGGTTCGATCACGTCTTCCTGCAGCCAGGCATCGATATCGGGCTCGATTCCCAGCACCTCGGACACGCGCGCCTTCAGGCCGGGCACGTTCCACTGTTCGGGATAGGTTCCCGGAGGACACGCTTCGCCGACGATCGCATTGACCGTGTCGTTGCGCATGTCGAGCACGACATCGTCGACGGCATCGGCATCCATGATCTCGGCGCGCTGCTCGTAGATCACCTTGCGCTGGTCGTTCATCACGTCATCATATTCGACGACCTGCTTGCGGATGTCGTAATTGCGCGCCTCGACCTTCTTCTGCGCAGTCTCGATCGCCTTCGACAACCACTTCGATCCGATCGCCTCGCCATCGGCGAGGTTGTTCTTCATCATGCGCGAGAATAGGGTATCGGGGCCGAAGATGCGCAGCAGATCGTCCTCGAGGCACAGATAGAAGCGCGACAGGCCGGGGTCACCCTGACGACCCGAACGTCCGCGCAACTGGTTGTCGATGCGGCGGCTTTCGTGGCGCTCGGTGCCCAGCACGAACAGCCCGCCGGCTTCCAGCACCTTGGCCTTCTCGGCGGCAACCTCTGCCTTGATCGCTGCGATCGCGGCATCGCGTTCGGGACCTTCGGGCATGTCGCGCAGTTCGTCATCGACGCGGTATTCGACATTGCCGCCCAGCTGGATGTCGGTGCCACGGCCCGCCATGTTGGTGGCGATGGTCACCGCGCCCATGCGTCCGGCCTGCGCGACGATCCGCGCTTCCTGCTCGTGGAAGCGCGCGTTGAGTACGCTGTGCGGCACGCCTTCCTTGTTGAGATATTCGGACAAAAGCTCGGACTTCTCGATCGACACCGTGCCCACCAGCACCGGCTGACCGATCAGGTTCTTTTCGCGGATGCCCTTGGCGATCGCCTGGAACTTGTCGGCGGTGTTCTTGTAGAACTCGTCTTCCTCGTCGATGCGGCGGATCGGGTTGTTGGTCGGGATGGTGACCACGTTCATCTTGTAGATGTCGAAGAACTCGGCCGCTTCGGTCGCCGCGGTGCCGGTCATGCCCGACAGTTTGGGATACATGCGGAAATAGTTCTGGAAAGTGATCGAGGCCAAAGTCTGGTTCTCGGGCTTGATCTGGACGCGTTCCTTCGCCTCGACCGCCTGGTGCAGGCCGTTCGACCAGCGACGGCCATCCATCATGCGTCCGGTGAACTCGTCGATGATGACGATCTGGTCGTCCTTGACGATGTAATCGATGTCGCGCTTGAACATCACATTGGCCTTGAGCGCCTGGTCAAGGTGATGGACGATCTGGGTGTTCTCGACGTCGTAGAGGTTGCTGCCCTCGAGCAGGCCAGCCTCTTCGAGCAGCCGCTCGGCCTTCTCGGTGCCGTCCTCGGTGAGGATGACCGAGCGGGCCTTTTCGTCCTTCTCGTAATCCTTTTCATCGAGCTTGAGCACGATCGCATCGACCGCGATGTACATCTCGGACTTGTCGTCGGTGGGCCCGGAGATGATCAACGGGGTGCGCGCTTCGTCGATCAGGATCGAATCGACCTCGTCGACCACCGCGAAGTTGTACGGGCGCTGCACCATCTGGCTGCGCTCGTGCTTCATATTGTCGCGCAGGTAATCGAAGCCAAGCTCGTTGTTGGTCGCATAGGTGATGTCGGCGGCATAGGCCTCGCGCCGCGCCGTTTCGCCCAGATTGGGGACGATCACGCCGGTGGTCAGACCCAGGAAGCGATAGACCTGGCCCATCCACTCGGCATCGCGCGCGGCGAGGTAATCATTGACGGTGACGACGTGCACGCCCTTGCCCTCGATGGCATTGAGATAGCAGGCGAGCGTCGCGACCAAGGTCTTGCCCTCGCCGGTGCGCATCTCGGCGATCTCGCCCTTGTGCAGCACGATACCGCCGACCATCTGCACGTCGAAATGGCGCATGCCCAGCGTGCGGATCGATGCTTCGCGCACCGTCGCAAACGCCTCGGGCAGGATGTCGTCAAGTGTCTCGCCCGCGGCAAGACGGTCCCGGAACTTCTGCGTCTGGCCGCGAAGTTCATCGTCGGACATCGGCGAGATCTGGGGCTCGAAGGCGTTGATCTTGTCGACGACCTTGAGCAGGCCCTTGACGTAGCGGTCGTTGGCGGACCCGAAAAGTGATTTGGCAATGGCGCCGAGCATGGCGGAATTCCTTAAATACGAAGCGATGGGGATTTGCCGACACGCGCGAAAATTGGCGGTACGGCGAGCCTTTGAACAAGGCAGAATGGGGGCGGCGCACCGCAGTGCGCGCATGGGCGGCAGGCGGGCAATGCAGCCGCGAAACCCGTCAGCGGTTTATTGCAGCAGCCTGTCGGACCGGTGAACGGTCAACGCCAGAGCGCGCCGGGTCGGCTTGGGCGCCCAGCGCATCGCAGGCATGCTGGCTAGCACCAGCGGCAGCGCGACGGCAACGAGCAGAACGGCGGCGATGGCCACATTGGGCCTGACATCATCGGAATTCCAGGCACCGCGCAGCGCGCCGTCGCCTTCCGCAATCGCAGGTTCTGCCACACGCACGCCGTCCGTGACCGAAAACCCGGTTAGGATGGCCAGCAAGGCAAGAAGCAGCTTCACGGTACGATGATTATCCCTGACGAGCCCAGTACATAGGCATTGGTAGCAGCTTCGTCCAATGTTTTGCTGCGCGGTCGCTGCAGGCCGCCCTCACCCGACCTCCGGATCGAAGGCCTGGGAATCGAAGGCGCCAAAGCTCAGGTGCTTGCCGGCGTGCAGGTTGCCCTGTTCCATCTGCAGCTCGAGCCGCTCGCAATCGCGCCTGCGGAACTCCTCGACCACGCGATCGGCCATCACCGGATCGATGCCGGTGCGCAGCAGCGCGGTGTGCGCAAGCTTGACCGAGGATTCGAACAGTTCGCGCTGGGCTGCTGCAATCGGCGCGTGCTTGAGTGCCAGCAGTTGGCGCCGATCAACCGCGCGCACGAAAATCTTGGCATCGGGAAAGGCATGCGCGATGGGCTCGACCTGGTCGGGCCCGAACTCCTTGTCGTCCATGCAGAAAAGCAGCGCGTCGGCATGCTCGGCGCCCGCGCGCCGCAGCAGGTCGATCCGCGTACCGTCCCCGTAAAAGACCTTGCGACCAAATTCGCCGCTCAGCCTGATCTGGTCCGGGTTGATGTCGATCAGGGTGACCGACACGTTTGCCCCGGCAAAGATCTGCGCGACCGCCTGGCCAAAGCGCCCGTGCCCGACAACGATGGCGCTCGATTGCCGCGCCTGCTCGGGATCAACCATGTCATCGGTTCCCGACCCGCGAACGCCGCCGAAAAAGCGCGTGAGCAGCATCAGGAAAGGTGTAGTGGCCATCGACAGCGTGACGATCGCCCCGAACCGGCTTGCCGCCTCGGGCGCGATCAGCAGTGCTGCCTGCGCCTCGGCAAACAGCACGAAGGCGAATTCGCCGCCCTGGCTGAGCAGCAGGCCGAGCACCAGCGCCGCGCGCGTCTCCATGCCGAACGCCTTGGCGAGGCCGAAGATGATCGCCACCTTGATGCCCACCAGCGCCAGCGCCATCGCAACGATGAACAGCGGGTTGGCCATGATCACGCCAATGTCGAGCATCATGCCGACGCCCAGGAAGAACAACCCGAGCAGGATCGACCGAAACGGATCGATGTCCGCCTCCAGCTCGTGCCGGAAGGGCGAGTCGGCGAGCATCACGCCGGCGACGAACGCCCCCAAAGCTGCGGAAATGCCGATCGAGTGCATCAGCGCGGCGCTGCCGAATACCGCAAACAGCCCGGCGACGATGAACAGTTCGCGCTCGGCGACCTTGCCGATCAGCTTGAGCAGCGGTGCAAGGCCGTAGCGCCCGGCAGCGACCAGCCCGGCGATCGCCGCCAGCGCATAGATCGCGGTCAGCCATCCCGGCGTCTGCGGCCCGGTCTGCGGCGCGCGCGACATCGCCGCGATGATGGTCAGCAGCGGAACGATCGACAGGTCCTGGAACAGCAGGATCGAGAATGCACGCTCGCCGGTCGGAGTGTTCAAACGCCCCTGCGATTGCAGCAGCGGCAGCACCTGCGCGGTCGATGAAAGTGCCAGCGGAAGGCCAAGACCCAGCGCCGCGCCCCAGCTGGAACCGGTGACGGCGTAGACGAACGCCGCAAGCACGACACCGCACAACGCCACCTGCGACAGCCCCAGCCCGAAAATGTCGCGCTTGAGCTGCCAGAGCCGCGAGGGCGCGAGTTCCAGCCCGACCAGGAACAGCAGCAGCACGATGCCGATCTCGGCAAATCCGACGATCAGCTCGGGATCGGCCACCAGCTGCAGCACCTGCGGCCCGATGATGATCCCGCCGACCAGATAGCCCAGCACCGCACCCAGCCCGAGCCTGCGGAACAGCAGCACGAAGAACAGCGCTGCTGCGAGCAGCACCGTGCCCGACAGGAAG
Encoded proteins:
- a CDS encoding FAD assembly factor SdhE; its protein translation is MDRDTRLRRLAFRAWHRGTREADFMIGGFFDRYGQSWSDEELAWFEALIEEQDVDIMAWAIGTLPVPAQFAGPQMDAMRQLDFINIPR
- the mfd gene encoding transcription-repair coupling factor — translated: MDSISRILAAAGPLTLAGVAPGALPLLLADLARATAGRKSGGRVVFIAPDDAMMHAVAETAPFYAPDLETIEFPAWDCLPYDRASPSLAITARRLKALWTLQQPAGGPQLLVTTVNAVAQRTLTRFRIRQIGAELKPGMVVEREALIAKLVRQGYARTDTVADSGEFAVRGNLIDIFPAGMDSGLRLDFFGDELDSMRAFDPGTQRSTERVERHILLPASEVLLDADSIKRFRSAYRETFGAGATGDPLYQAISDGRRLAGMEHWLPMIEERLDTLFDHLEDNDLVLRDAGADAAADQRFESITDYHANRTRGNEDKTGSYRPLKPSALYLIPKEWRALQADTPVHLVSGHDEPESASVLGLGYRAARDFGAERARGDNVYTAAAEHIDSLRAADKGAIIASYSEGSRSRLLGLLKDHGLARMALAGSWQEALGQAATGMAAMVVLPQDHGFATDRYELLSEQDLLGDRLVRRRKKRKSADAFLAELQSLSAGDLVVHIDHGIGRYEGLVSIPVGKSPHDCVWLTYSGGDKLYVPVENIDVLTRYGSESDGVPLDRLGGEAWQRRRAKLKERIQAIAGELMKTAAERALRTADVAEIDPGTYASFVDRFPYEETEDQERVIAEVLEDLASGKPMDRLVCGDVGFGKTEVAMRAAFAAAMAGMQVAIIAPTTLLARQHYTNFVERFQNFPLIIGRLSRLVTAGEAKTTREGLAAGTTDIVIGTHALLAKSVEFKRLGLVIIDEEQRFGVVHKERLKSLKANVHVLTLTATPIPRTLQMAMSGLRELSVIQTPPVDRLAVRTYVMPWDPVVIREALLREHYRGGQSYFVAPRISDLDKLGEFIREQVPEIRHIMAHGQMAPSEVEERMSAFYDRKYDVLLSTTIVESGLDIPSANTLIIHRADTFGLAQLYQLRGRVGRSKTRAYAYMTTPENRVLTETAEKRLKVLGDLDTLGAGFQLASHDLDIRGAGNLVGDEQSGHIREVGFELYQSMLEEAIIEAKAGGFALDLPRQKFSPQITVDAPILIPEDYVPDLAVRMALYRRMNDLSSGAEIESFAAEMIDRFGALPEATTNLIKLIEIKQNCITACVSKIDVGARGALVSFHNDSFPDVPGLLAYVERLNGVAKLRPDQKLMIQRVWGDPATRINGLVQLSKGLAGIVKKKAKAG
- a CDS encoding GGDEF domain-containing phosphodiesterase — its product is MTGSAAADPQLAAALEAAGFEPSGTAEADLIIIDIRGQGEARLPDAVAAPGGLAMLLCDAGHAGVLAQAAPGITHSLVTPFAPAALALQLALIRSQLIGGADMQRDLHGQLAALARTADGRLHAMLIGLRRMSAINATYGAAVGDAALETIGQRLTRQNARLSGGAALTMRLSGGDYLLAHVMPEERVGWQVMAERLLRVISEPLDAGGHRLRLTARAALALGRADESPLSLLDRLSAGLAAARESAAEPVRWADRQSDNAPQSGYRLEQDIVRAIEQDEITVLFQPQFAVEDGAITGAEALARWQHPLHGEIGAGTLFAIADKADFTRALSRHIRKRAMEQAAGWTGPLANLRISLNVTAEDLGEKGFAQRELKMIAASGFDTQRLTLEMTESALIPDLKRAAARFATLREAGVRIAVDDFGTGYSSLLYLKRLPLDYLKLDHAMTRDIGGAEADRIIVRSIVAMAKALDLKVIAEGVESEAQLEALREEGCDYFQGFLRGKAMEAEVFAEFATAALSLEGERT
- a CDS encoding NAD kinase, whose translation is MPTSVLERKIALAVSPTERARKAAREVQAAHEWVALEEADIVVVMGGDGFMLQTLHQMLERGKIVPVYGLNLGTVGFLMNLWRSGDSIVRRLEQAQSYEVLPLSMTATTMAGERVTYPAINEVSLLRETRQTAKIEVSVNNAVRISELVCDGVLVATPAGSTAYNLSANGPILPLGCGMLALTPISPFRPRRWKGALLPDSSRISLRVLEPSKRPVSAVADQREVRDIRDIQIAIDPNRRLSLMFDPGHSLDDRISAEQFIV
- the secA gene encoding preprotein translocase subunit SecA — translated: MLGAIAKSLFGSANDRYVKGLLKVVDKINAFEPQISPMSDDELRGQTQKFRDRLAAGETLDDILPEAFATVREASIRTLGMRHFDVQMVGGIVLHKGEIAEMRTGEGKTLVATLACYLNAIEGKGVHVVTVNDYLAARDAEWMGQVYRFLGLTTGVIVPNLGETARREAYAADITYATNNELGFDYLRDNMKHERSQMVQRPYNFAVVDEVDSILIDEARTPLIISGPTDDKSEMYIAVDAIVLKLDEKDYEKDEKARSVILTEDGTEKAERLLEEAGLLEGSNLYDVENTQIVHHLDQALKANVMFKRDIDYIVKDDQIVIIDEFTGRMMDGRRWSNGLHQAVEAKERVQIKPENQTLASITFQNYFRMYPKLSGMTGTAATEAAEFFDIYKMNVVTIPTNNPIRRIDEEDEFYKNTADKFQAIAKGIREKNLIGQPVLVGTVSIEKSELLSEYLNKEGVPHSVLNARFHEQEARIVAQAGRMGAVTIATNMAGRGTDIQLGGNVEYRVDDELRDMPEGPERDAAIAAIKAEVAAEKAKVLEAGGLFVLGTERHESRRIDNQLRGRSGRQGDPGLSRFYLCLEDDLLRIFGPDTLFSRMMKNNLADGEAIGSKWLSKAIETAQKKVEARNYDIRKQVVEYDDVMNDQRKVIYEQRAEIMDADAVDDVVLDMRNDTVNAIVGEACPPGTYPEQWNVPGLKARVSEVLGIEPDIDAWLQEDVIEPDMIEERIREMAEAKVNEKATQVEEGMWRSIEKSVLLQSLDHHWKEHLATLDALRQVVFLRAYAQKTPINEYKREAFGLFERMLEVIREDVTGTIMSLEIREPEVPSLPELPDFLTTHFDPFTGEDNSADIDGGTLGTVAATLPPRQSPMPEASEELFSGEISRNAPCPCGSGRKYKHCHGKAA